In the Exiguobacterium sp. BMC-KP genome, AAAAAAAAGCACCCTCCAGTTATCTTGGAGGATGCTCGCGACGTAGTTATTCGCTTTCTTTCACTTTACAATCGAAGACGATTTGTTGACGGATTGGATATGGTTCGCCATTGGCGTCTAATCCAAAGATCGGCTCTTCTCGTCGGACCGTCGGGCGGTATCCCATGGCATCGATACGATCCAAACAAGCACCA is a window encoding:
- a CDS encoding NETI motif-containing protein, whose protein sequence is MAKKTKLRVAVEENETIGACLDRIDAMGYRPTVRREEPIFGLDANGEPYPIRQQIVFDCKVKESE